A window of Castanea sativa cultivar Marrone di Chiusa Pesio chromosome 1, ASM4071231v1 contains these coding sequences:
- the LOC142621667 gene encoding alcohol dehydrogenase-like 7 yields MDEKSSSETRGNPIRCRAAVSRKPGEPLVIEEVMVAPPMAHEVRIRIICTSLCHSDITFWKLKDFPGIFPRILGHEAIGVVESVGEDVDEVSEGDTVIPTFMPDCGDCVDCRSKKSNLCSKLPFKVSPWMPRHETSRFTDLKGEVLYHFLFVSSFSEYTVVDVAHVTKIDPSIAPNRACLLSCGVSTGVGAAWRTANVEKGSTVVIFGLGSIGLAVAEGARLCGATKIIGVDLNPEKFENGKKFGVTDFVNSGNCGDKSVSQVINEMTDGGADYCFECVGMASLVHEAYACCRKGWGKTIVLGVDKPGSKLSLSSFEVLHSGKSLMGSLFGGLKAKSDIPILLKKYLDKELQLDEFVTHEVRFDDINKAFDLLIEGNCLRCVIWMDKQVSS; encoded by the exons ATGGATGAAAAATCTTCAAGTGAAACCAGAGGGAACCCCATTCGATGCAGAG CTGCGGTCAGTCGCAAACCAGGTGAGCCACTAGTGATAGAGGAGGTCATGGTTGCACCACCGATGGCTCATGAGGTTCGGATTCGAATCATATGCACCTCTCTCTGCCACAGTGATATCACTTTCTGGAAATTGAAG gATTTTCCTGGAATTTTCCCAAGGATTCTCGGTCACGAAGCTATCGG GGTTGTCGAAAGTGTGGGAGAAGATGTAGATGAAGTAAGTGAAGGAGATACTGTCATCCCTACATTCATGCCAGATTGTGGAGATTGTGTCGATTGCAGATCAAAAAAGAGCAACCTATGTTCAAAACTCCCTTTCAAGGTATCTCCGTGGATGCCTAGACATGAGACCAGCAGATTCACTGACCTTAAAGGAGAGGTTTTATATCATTTTCTATTTGTCTCAAGCTTTAGTGAGTATACAGTGGTAGACGTTGCCCATGTAACAAAAATTGATCCCTCAATCGCTCCAAACAGGGCATGCCTCCTTAGCTGCGGAGTATCAACAG GGGTTGGTGCTGCTTGGAGAACAGCAAATGTGGAGAAAGGATCAACTGTTGTTATTTTTGGGCTGGGGTCTATTGGATTAGCT GTTGCAGAGGGAGCTAGACTTTGTGGAGCTACTAAAATTATTGGTGTAGATCTGAACCctgaaaaatttgaaaatg GGAAAAAATTTGGAGTCACAGACTTTGTCAATTCTGGAAACTGTGGAGATAAATCTGTGAGCCAG GTGATCAATGAGATGACAGATGGGGGTGCGGACTATTGCTTTGAATGTGTTGGAATGGCATCGTTGGTGCATGAAGCATATGCTTGTTGCCgaaag GGTTGGGGAAAAACAATTGTGTTAGGAGTGGACAAGCCAGGGTCAAAATTGAGCCTCAGCTCTTTTGAGGTCCTTCACAGTGGGAAAAGTCTCATGGGATCTTTATTTGGAGGACTCAAAGCTAAATCTGATATTCCCATCCTCCTTAAAAAATACTTAGACAAG GAACTCCAGCTGGATGAATTTGTAACGCACGAGGTAAGATTTGACGATATCAACAAAGCTTTTGATTTACTCATTGAAGGAAACTGTCTTCGATGTGTGATTTGGATGGACAAACAAGTAAGCTCCTAG
- the LOC142621590 gene encoding alcohol dehydrogenase-like 7, translating to MDEKSSSETRGNSIRCRAAVSRKPGEPLVLEEVMVAPPMPHEVRIRIICTSLCHSDITFWKLKDFPGIFPRILGHEAIGVVESVGEDVDEVSEGDTVIPTFMPDCGDCVDCRSKKSNLCSKLPFKVSPWMPRHETSRFTDLKGEVLYHFLFVSSFSEYTVVDVAHVTKIDPSIAPNRACLLSCGVSTGVGAAWRTADVEKGSTVVIFGLGSIGLAVAEGARLCGATKIIGVDLNPDKFETGKKFGVTDFVNSGNCGDKSVSQVINEMTDGGADYCFECVGMASLVHEAYACCRKGWGKTIVLGVDRPGAKLSLSSFEVLHSGKSLMGSLFGGLKAKSDIPILLKKYLDKELQLDEFVTHEVRFDDINKAFDLLIEGNCLRCVIWMDKQASS from the exons ATGGATGAGAAATCTTCAAGTGAAACCAGAGGGAACTCCATTCGATGCAGAG CTGCGGTTAGTCGCAAACCAGGTGAGCCACTAGTGCTAGAGGAGGTCATGGTTGCACCTCCGATGCCTCATGAGGTTCGGATTCGAATCATATGCACCTCTCTCTGCCACAGTGATATCACTTTCTGGAAATTGAAG GATTTTCCTGGAATTTTTCCAAGGATTCTCGGTCACGAGGCTATCGG GGTTGTTGAAAGTGTGGGAGAAGATGTAGATGAAGTAAGTGAAGGAGATACTGTCATCCCTACGTTCATGCCAGATTGTGGAGATTGTGTTGATTGCAGATCAAAAAAGAGCAACCTATGTTCAAAACTCCCTTTCAAGGTATCTCCATGGATGCCTAGACATGAGACCAGCAGATTCACTGACCTCAAAGGAGAGGTTTTATATCATTTTCTATTTGTCTCAAGCTTTAGTGAGTATACAGTGGTAGACGTTGCCCATGTAACAAAAATTGATCCCTCAATCGCTCCAAACAGGGCATGCCTCCTTAGCTGCGGAGTATCAACAG GGGTTGGTGCTGCTTGGAGAACAGCGGATGTGGAGAAAGGATCAACTGTTGTTATTTTTGGGCTGGGGTCTATTGGATTAGCT GTTGCAGAGGGAGCTAGACTTTGTGGAGCTACAAAAATTATTGGTGTAGATCTGAACCCAGATAAATTTGAAACTG gaaaaaaatttggagtcACAGACTTTGTCAATTCTGGAAACTGTGGAGACAAATCCGTGAGCCAG GTAATCAATGAGATGACAGATGGGGGTGCGGACTATTGCTTTGAATGTGTTGGAATGGCATCGTTGGTGCATGAAGCATATGCTTGTTGCCgaaag GGTTGGGGAAAAACAATTGTGTTAGGAGTGGACAGGCCGGGGGCAAAATTGAGCCTCAGCTCTTTTGAGGTCCTTCACAGTGGGAAAAGTCTCATGGGATCCTTATTTGGAGGACTCAAAGCTAAATCTGATATTCCCATCCTCCTTAAAAAATACTTAGACAAG GAACTCCAGCTGGATGAATTTGTAACGCACGAGGTAAGATTTGACGATATCAACAAAGCTTTTGATTTACTCATTGAAGGAAACTGTCTTCGATGTGTAATTTGGATGGACAAACAAGCAAGCTCCTAG